ACGGTGCTCAGAGActtttgggggtggggcaggatCCGGAGGCCAGACAGGGGTGCAGTGGCCAGATTTGAAGGTGGAGCCCGGAATCGGATTCTGAAGATGACACCTAGCCCACCTCCAGCAAATTTATGGACTACCGTTATTTTATAATGTAGCCAGTCCACTGAAAACATTCTTGGCTTGGATCTGGATTTGCTTCCTAGACTTTATTTTTGAAGGTCTTTCCTAATTTCTGGGCCTGAAAGTCCTGAACATCAGGAGGGGGGGAGTTACCAGACCAGATGGAGCccggagggggaggaggggaggggggatgaTTGGGACAGGACCCAGGAATTCCAAGCTTCTGTGAGGAATATGAGTGTTTTCCCTTAGCCCTTCACCCCCCACTCGGGTTATGTAACTATCCCTATAAAGTGCTGGAGCCCAATGGCAGCAGTGGTCCTGGGCTCTAGCTGAGGGATCATGTAACAGGGCTGGGCCAAGGGCAAGAGGCAGCAGCAGTAGGAGGTAGAAGGCCATCCAGAGCAGCACAGGGCCTCCTAGAGCTACGGTGCAGCCACATTTGCCAGTACTAAATTCTCCTTTACCCTCCCCGGGGTGACAGCATTAgttcagagaaagaggaagaagagagctcCACAATGACGTTATGATTAGCCGCTGGTCCCCAGAATGATTCAGCTCTGAAAACTAAGCGCCATCACCAGGGAAGGGAGATGTCCTCACTCCTCCCCTGAACCCCCACAGCAACGTGACCGCGGGAAAATAGAACACCAAGCATGGAGTTTGATCCAGACTCGAGCAGCAATAGGAAGACCTTTACCAGGATTGCAAAGCTGGGACTTCTGAGACTGGGAAGAAGGGCCCACCCCAACACTCCTTCCACTCCAGTCTGAGGGAAGGGTGTGCAATCACCGGAGTCAGTTTATTGGAGCTGCCAGAACCCAAGACCCTTGAAAGTAAGCTTGGCCGATGAGGGAGAAGGAAGTCTGGGCTCCATCCTCCCTACTACTGCAGAGCTCCTTCCCCAAAATGGGCTGGGCCTGGTGCCCCCCCATACCCATCCTCCCTTTGTGGTTTCTGCCTAACCACCTACCCCACAGCTGGGAAATCAGAGGGAGAGGGCCTCGACAAATTCCGGAAGTTCAGGGGCCCCTTTCCTATCTGTGCAGTGAGGGGTCAGCTAGCCTTTGTAGTCACCTCTGCAATCCTCAGGCCGGGCCTTAGTCTCATTCCCTTCCCCAGTTTCCTGTTGTGGGACCCACACAAAGTAGTTACCATGGTGTCCACAGGGTGAAGAGGTCCCAgagtagaaagggaaggggaggaatgcAGTGATACTGAAGGCTGTGCCCTCATCTCCGGAGCCCTCACTTCCTCGGAGACCCCAAGAGGGGACCGCCCTAACTCTCCTTCCATTACTGGTGTTGCAACCCCAGTTGAACAAACAATCTGACTCTAAAAGAAATTCCCTTCCAACCCTGCCAAGAAAAGTGACAAGACTCCACGACTCCACTACTCCTTTATCAAGTCCCTGAGCAAAGACAGCAACTCTCTCATTCCTGCTACCCTCCCCTTTCAGGGCTCACCTGGTCACTattagaatgggggggggggggcaagaaggAGTAGTGAGCAAGTTAATGATTAAATCACAAGATCCTCTGGGATTTGGAAAACCCATACTCAGGTGGGTTCTGGAAAATCCAGAGTTGGTAGGTGGAATATACAGGTTATTTTTGGGTGAAAGTTTCCCCAAGCTAAGATGAATAATGAGTTGGCTGAGCCTTAACCCCAGGATTTGTGGCCAAGGGCGGCCCCGTGTGGCTGCTTGGAGATGAAAGGGCTTCTTGGACTGTCATGGTCCTTTCCCTGACCAAGCATGGGGAAATCTGCAGACTCAAGAATCAAGTGATGggcatatcaaattgcttgccttctcagggagggggaaggggaaggaaagaatttggaactcaaaattttttaaaagtgttaaaaattgtttctatatgtaactggaaaaaatatatCAACAGAATTCTTTAAATTGTGATGGGGGTCCAGGGAAGGCAAGAATCACCCATGTGTCCCAATTCTAAACCATCTATTAAGTGTTATGGGGGAGAGAAGTAAGGAAGGCATCAGAGATGGTCTTTGTGGAGAAGGGGGTCTCACTCTGCTCCATCACTGGCTATTATGTGGGGTTGCCTGGTTTCTCACAGACCAAAATTTCAATGGAGGAGGAGGggcaaggaaagaaagggaaacagaTGTTGCACTACCCTTAGGGTTGGACGGCAGACTCCTCTTCCCAAGGGGGTTTATGGTTGGGAGATAGGAAGCAGGATTGAGCTGCTGAGGGATGAAAGGAAAGTTGGGATTTCCTCTATGGTGCCAGGCAGTCTGATTCACTGACCAGTCCTTTTTGGTAAAAAAGAGAAGCTGCCCAAGGAGAAGAGCAGGTGGGAAAGAGATTGAGGAAGGTATTTTTGGGGAGGAGTTAGGGCAGAGCCAGATTAGAGGTCCCTGAAACTTGCCAGGATACAGTAATTCAGGTTCCAGATTTGCCAAAGATGGGAAAGCAGGAGTCAAACAGATATAGACTTTATTCTGATATGCAACCTGGTATTGGCTGCACAGTAATTATAGAGGGTCAAGGAAAGTCACTGTAGGGGAGGCGGAATGGGTAGAGGGGTGTGTAGCGAATATCATGCCATAACAGCTTCTTCTCTAGGAAGGCAACAGTGTTTAGAGTCAAGACCAGGGTCTGGTGTTTCAGCATACTGTGAACATTGAGGCCTGTGGGGATGAAAGAGGGAGGTCAAAGATATCACATCTCTCACACATCTCCCATCACATATCTCACACAGGATTTGTGCTGTCAGATCTAGCCTTATTTCCCAACCTGAGGGACTCAAAAAGAACTGAGGCCTCCAAATAAGTGGGGTCCCCAAGCTAGACCATTCAGAGCCAGCCACTCACCAACTGCTGGCACCAGGTTAATGGTCTTCAAGTTGGATACAGCAGAGACAATGTTCTGAGGCATCTCCTCATCCCTAGAACGCAGAGCTGGGTAAGCAGCAAATTATCTCAGAGAATATTCAGAATGAAAAGGCCCTGGTCCCCTTTCTGCCCCTCCACCAAATCATATATGGGCAGCCTCAGCTAGAGTAGGGGAAATTGAGCCCAAAGAGAGAATGGTACCACTCCCAATGTCCAGAGAAATCACTCACACATCAACAAGGAGCACAGAGTCACCCCAATATCGGTGCCGAACCAGGTCTAACAAGTATCTTGGGTCTGAAGTTGGCAGCTCCAAGGAATCTACTATGTGAAGATCATCCTGGAAGGTTAGAGTCAAGTCAGCCTTCAACAACTAGACCCTCACATAGATGAGGCATTCTGGCTTAGGATAGGAAAGAGGCATCAAAGCCCAGACAGCAACCAAGGTATTAAAGTCCTGGTTTCCAGCCCCTTCCAGGAATACCAAGCAATTTCAGGGGATAAGATAACACAGTACCACTTCCAGCCCACTTCCCACTATCTAAGGGTCAGTAGTTGGTACCTGCATTAGCTTGACTGTCAGGGCTACCTTGAGACCCAGCACTCGAACCTTCATGGGCAACATATAATAGTAGCTAGTTGGACCCCGTGGACCATGAGCAACACCACCTGCAGTGgggatgggggaaagggagaaagagtctTTTAAATGCCCAGCGTATTCCTATGGCGGACATTTGGCTCAGGGGCTCCAAAAATGTTTTTGTGGCTTGTCCTCAACACCCCCAAGCCCTCAACACTGACCTCCTCGCCAGATAGGGGAACGGATGCTCCCATGTCGGGCCCGGCCTGAGCCTTTCTGCCGCCAGGGcttcctcccaccacctctcacCTCTGCCCGTGTTTTGGTCTTGGCATAACTCTGGTGGGTGTGAGGGGaattgaagagaaagagaggagttcTTACAAGGGCCACTCCTGCCCTATGCTGCCCCTACCCACTAAGCTGACACTCACAATTCTCTTGAAGTTCTTCTGCCACATGGCAACATCATGCAGAATATCTAGcctgaaaagaaggaagagaaaagtcaTAAGCAAGAACTTTCAACAAAGAGCCCCCAAGAAACATTTTAATAGCTAAATCTGATGGCCCTCTCGTAggcctcattctccttgacatcTCTGTTACTATAGACACAGAAATTATCACTTTCTCCTGGATAatcttttctcctccattttatGTGATATCAATATATCCTGGTTGGCCTCTCTAACTCctccttcttagtctcctttgctggattatCAGCCAAGTCCTGATCCTTAACTATGGGGATTCTCCAAAGCTGGTCCTGGGCCCTCTTACCTTTTCTCTTGGATTTCATCAGCTTCTTTGGGTTCAACTAATATCTGCAAGCAAATGACTCTCTCATATGCTATATATTCAGCCTTTATCTCTTGATTTTCATTTCTGAAGGCATCTCAAACTGtctctttattttccaattttgttgAAGGCATCACCATTTTTTACCTTCAACAAAGCACAGTCT
This sequence is a window from Monodelphis domestica isolate mMonDom1 chromosome 3, mMonDom1.pri, whole genome shotgun sequence. Protein-coding genes within it:
- the MRPL4 gene encoding 39S ribosomal protein L4, mitochondrial isoform X1 — its product is MWEPSIAMLLVRATLGAWGPGRGLTPARRALSTLTDGDLAGPKHGSLVPAGAPLLRRCELPVPVHRTPVQAWVESLQGYEKTRVGLADLHPDVFAVAPRLDILHDVAMWQKNFKRISYAKTKTRAEVRGGGRKPWRQKGSGRARHGSIRSPIWRGGGVAHGPRGPTSYYYMLPMKVRVLGLKVALTVKLMQDDLHIVDSLELPTSDPRYLLDLVRHRYWGDSVLLVDVDEEMPQNIVSAVSNLKTINLVPAVGLNVHSMLKHQTLVLTLNTVAFLEKKLLWHDIRYTPLYPFRLPYSDFP
- the MRPL4 gene encoding 39S ribosomal protein L4, mitochondrial isoform X2, with amino-acid sequence MWEPSIAMLLVRATLGAWGPGRGLTPARRALSTLTDGDLAGPKHGSLVPAGAPLLRRCELPVPVHRTPVQAWVESLQGYEKTRVGLADLHPDVFAVAPRLDILHDVAMWQKNFKRISYAKTKTRAEVRGGGRKPWRQKGSGRARHGSIRSPIWRGGGVAHGPRGPTSYYYMLPMKVRVLGLKVALTVKLMQDDLHIVDSLELPTSDPRYLLDLVRHRYWGDSVLLVDVPQCSQYAETPDPGLDSKHCCLPREEAVMA